GGGCGATGGTGAGGCCATGTTGCTTATGGGACGATCTATCCATTTTCAAACCTTTGATAATAAATTAAGAAGCGACTTAAAACAGATTGTTACTGAGTACAACCCTGACAGCAATTACGTGTTAGCGGTGCCCCACTTTGCACTAACAGAACCATTTCCCTCACTTAAAAAAAGAAGTCGCAATAAAATATGGAGACTTTTTCGCGTGCTATTTAAACGCCTGTTTAATAACCAAAGCGCTTATGCTGATGCTGTCATGTTTTATCACAAAGGAGTATTTGAAAGCACGATATTGCCCATAATCTCAGATAAAAAAGTACTAGTACTAGCTATGGATAGTGTTCAAAAGCCACTGACTAAGTATTTCAACAAACATTCAATCGATTTTAGTTTTGTACCCGTTCCAATTAGCAATGCTTTTTTTAGCGTAACTTACCTAATGGAACAGGTGAAAAATTTAGCTAAAAATAAGAACGCTACAGTATTAATCGCGGCTGGGCCAGCAGGAAAAGTTCTCGCTTATCGAGTTTTAGAACATAATATACAATGTATTGACATAGGTCACGGCATAGAAATACTAGGTCAAGAAGAAGATTATTCTTCCCGACTATAAATTATTACCTTACATTTTTTGAAACATCTAGCATGAAAGCCTTTATCATAAATTTAGCTAAAGACAAAGAACGACGCCAGTTCATGGAGGAACAGATGCGTAAATTAAATATTCCTTATGAAATAATAACTGGCACCGTTGGTGCAGGACTATCTATCAAAGATCGTAACACCTTATATAGTCCTGACTTAGCCATGAAAGAAAACGGTCACGAACTGTCAAATTCACAAATTGGCATAGCTGATTCTCACCGCAAAGCCTACGAAAGAATTCTGCAAGAAAAATTACCTTGGGCGCTAATACTAGAGGACGATGTGTTACTGGATCAACGAATTATATCTGTGCTTGATGACAAATTTGTAACTGAAAGCGGAGCTGACTGGATACAAATTGATTACGTTCCAATGAATAATACTTTTATTACAAATTGGATAAAGGCGACGATAAAACGAACAAATAAGAGTCACCGTTTTATATTTTACGCACTAGTAAAAATACCCTGGCTAATTTTATGGGGAATGTATGAATATACCCGCGAACTACTAGCAAGAAAAGGCAGACCCAGGGCGGTAAATTTTCTACGTCCTTTATATCTAGCTAGTGCATACATAGTTACCGACAAAGGTATAAAAAAAATGCAGCCACTCTACTCTCCATTACGATTTGCGGCGGACAGACTGCAAAATCAAGCCAGAATAAAAAATAATCTACATCTGAAAGCTGTGGTACCATTACTGGCGAAGCAAGAAAGAGAAAGATTTGCCTCTAATCAAATATACGACAATGAATAAAGTAATAAGAATACTAAAAAGGGATGGTTTGGTCTTTACCATCAAACGAGCTGTGGCTTGGCTAATTGGACATTCACCGTTTTGGGATAAGCTATCATTTAAGTTTTACAAAAACTATAGGCTGACTTTCGCTCCCTCCATGCTTACGTATGTCCTTTTTGCGCAAAAAACCGCCCGCGACGAAGACACAAAGGTCTTGGAGAGATTCTTAAGTGCAGGCGATATTGTTATTGATGTTGGGGCTCATATCGGTAGTACAGCCATAGTATCGGCTGACAAGGTAGGAAAAGACGGAAAGGTTCTGGCTTTTGAAGCATCTAAAAAATTCTATAAAATACTGACCACAAACGTGGACATCAATAGATTATCAAGCATAGTAACCTGCTTTCCGTTTGCTGTCGGTGACAAAAAAACAAAAGTTTTTATTAACGAGTCGGTCGCTGACGACACCACAAACTATGTGGGCGAGACAGGAAACTCTGTAGAACAAATAATCTTAGACGACTACACCAAAGACTTGCACGAAGTTAACTTTCTAAAGATTGATGTTGAAGGATATGAACCAGCGGTACTAAGCGGAGCAACCGAAACCCTCCAAAAAACTAAGTATGTTTACATTGAATTCTGTACTGATAACTTTAAGAATCTAGGTAGTGACCCCAACGAGATCATAGATGTATTAACAGATATCTTTACCTTACATACCTTAATTGATGATAAACTTAATCCGTTTGAATACAAAAATAATGAAAAGTACGCTACCAATATATTAGCTATTAAAAAATAATTATGCCCCCACACGTAAAAATAAAATTATTGCTAAAGAAATTATTACCGGAACAAATTTTTGGTATAGTGTTAAAATTATGGAGAAAAACACTAGCACCCTTTTTTGCTTATAATCCTGATCAAAAATATTATGATCTATATGTAGCTGAAAAAGGACTCGTAGTAAGCGGCGGTCCATTTGTTGGCATGAAATATATAGAAGAGTCAGCCGGCAGTGTACTATTTCACAAGCTGGTTGGTTATTATGAATCTATCCTGCACCCAACATTAGAGCAAATAAAAAATGAGAAATATGACACCATAATCGATATTGGTTGCGCAGAAGGATACTACCTAGTAGGCTTAGGAAGATATCTTTCTGATGTCCATCTAATAGGCTACGATATAGACGAGAGAGCCTTGACTCTGGTTGAGAAACTTGCCTCAGAGAACAACCTAAAGAACAAAGTGACTCTTGATAAGAAGTGTACACCAGAAAAATTATCTGCTCAGATAACGCCCAACACACTACTTATCTGTGACGCTGAAGGTTTTGAGGAAAAAATATTAAACCCAGAAATCTGTCCAGCATTACTTAATGTTAAAAAGATGATTATTGAGACGCATGATTTTGCGGCGCCCAGTGTGGAGAAAAAGCTAAAAGATCGTTTTTCAAAAAGCCACGAAATATCTTCCGTAACCTATCAAATGGCTGAGACTGACAAATACCCGTTTCTTCAACAGATTTCGAATAATAGAGATTTATACTACCTACTACGTGAACGAGGTGAGCAAGAGCAGGTCTGGCTGATAATGACAAAGAAGTAGAAACTCTGCACCATAAGTAGCCTCTAGTTTAAATCAGGATAGATGATGTGATCTATGCGTTCATCTGTATAAGCCACCTCAATTCCCCGACCAACATCAATCGACACCACTCCCTCCTTGGCTAATTCATAAACCAGCAACTTGCTGGCTGGCCCAAACGCCGCCAAGACAATCGTTTTTGATTTTCCATGTCTAGCCACCTCATCTAACACCTCTTTCTTTATTTGGTCATATTGATCAAAAGCATTGTTTTCAGGTGTTTCGACAAAAGATACGTCTGAGAATGGAATCGATTTATTGGCTTTAAACTTTTCTATACTATGCTGTCTGGTAACCAGCACCAAATGCCTGGTCTTTAAGAACGCTTCAAAATACTCTGGGAAAGTTTCATTATAGTAGAATAAAGTTGCATCAAAATACTTAGCTTTTTTGTTGAAGTATATTTCATAAAATGACTTCATTGGCATCCAACAGTTTAGTAGCTTGTCTTTTCGAAGTGTGCTATTTGACTTGGATATCGGTGTTTTATTTAAACCAATAACACACGATGACGATTCATCGTATTCGCTAATGATCTTAAAAAAAACTTCTTTGAGCTTTGGTTCAAATTTTTGGTAGCCAATGTTGCCATTATTCATTATATAAACCTCTCCATCACCAATTCTCACTAGGGATTTACCTGCCCGCAAAACATCTTCAAGTTCATCTAATTCATAATATTTTATGTCTGGTATGAAATTTGGATTAAAGTAATTTATAGCATAAGTAAACAAATACCTCGGATTACCAAGATGAAGTTTTAAATATCGAATTGTTCGCTTTAGATAATTCATGCTTATAGATTAAAATCTGCACTTGAGAGATTTTGTTTAGAACACAAGTAATTAGTCACCCCATTAGCAAACTCTTGTACTTTATATATCTTTTTTTGTCCCTCATCAATAGCGATGATCTCATACTCCTGTGGCAGCATGTTATACAAGCGCGAAAAATAATCTTTGTTCAAAATCTCTATCATGAAAGTAAGCCTTCTGCTTCGCATAGCATTAACCATACCCTGTAACACTCTCTCCTCAGCACCTTCAACATCTATCTTACACAAAACACTTAAATCATCTGTTATATTAAGTTCGTCCAAAAAAGCATCGACTGTAGTCATAGGACACGGTAATTCTGTCATAACATTACCTTGTCGGTAATTATTTGCAAACTCTTTGTTTACAGAGGCAACATCAACCCAGCCTGAGCGTGGTATATACAGAGTTTCACTACCTATTCTATCCCCAATTAATTGGGTCTTGAGAAAAATATTATTTGGTTGATTAAGCTCTATATTTTTCTCCAACATCTTTACCACATCAGGCACTGGTTCAAACGCATAAATTTTGGCCTCTGAATTTGTCGTAGCAATAAGCGAATATACTCCGGTATTTGCTCCTATGTCTAAAACAATATCCGATTGTTTTACTAGAGCTGACCACAACTTAAGCTGTGTCGACTCCCACTCTCCAAAAATTCCATACCAGAAAATAAACATTTCTATCGGCTGGTTGTATGATTGCAGATAAAGTCTTTTGTTGTTAACTACAAAATCAACCACACCGCGATAGTCTAGCTTCTCTGCAAATCGATAATATGGCAACTTAAACCCTAAGTTACGCATTGTATGTTGTATCCACTCGAATTTAAGCAAAGGATAAATTATGTTAAATATCTTCTCTATACCTAGTTTAATTTTCTTACTCATTTTATTCTTACGTTAGACCATATATAAATTACAATTGTATACTAAATGCGTTACCCAGCATAAGTATTACATACAATCCTAGACTTAAGAAATTCCTGACTTGCTAGATTTTTGTCTTAAGCTATCAGACACTTTGTATGCTGATATCTTTTTCTAATCCCAGATCATACGATATACATATTCTATGATATATTAATTCGTATCATCCTGCCCTTACTATGTTCAACCTAAATAGTCTGTTAGTCAAAATTTCCGCTCATAATCCTAGGCGTTATTTTAAAAGCGCTATTTGGCTTAGTATGTCAAAAGCAATCTCAATGGTGATTTCTATTATTGCCACCTTTTATATAGCCAGAACACTTGGTCCACAAAACTTTGGTGAGTTATCATATGCGCAAAGTGTTATCGGCATCTTAGCTTTATTTGGCGCCCTTACCGGCGTACTGTACCGAGACATCGTAAAACATCCAGAGCGAGAAAACACCCTCCTCGGTACAGCATGGACAATTTCTTTTTCAACCGCCTTTATGACGAGTGTATTAGCCCTTGGGTATGCTTTTTTTACTCCTCACGATCAGTTGACAATTGCGGTTATTGCCATACTTTGTGTAGCACAATTCATCACCCCTTTTTCCGTTATCCAAAATGTATTTTACTCTAAAACGGAAACCAAACGACTATCCATCATAACCCTAACCAATCACCTACTTATTTCTACAGCAAAAATAGTAGTAATGGTTCTGGATCAAGGTGTTTTGGTGCTAGCCTCAATATTGGTCTTTGAGCAAGTGCTCATAGCCACGTCGCTACTAATTCTATACAAGATTACTTTCAATAAAGTAGCTTGGTCTTGGCAATTTGACCTATTTTATGCAAAACAACTAGTTAAGGATTCCTTTCCCTTCATGATTGTAGCCGCCAGTGCCGCTATCGCCGCCAGAATAGACCAGATCTTTATAAAACACTCCATAAACATAGAGACAGTAGGTTTTTATGGGGCGGCCGTACAAATGACCGAAATGTGGCAATTCCTCCCCGGGATTATCCTTACCGCAATTTTTCCAGCCATCGTAAACGCCAGACACAACCTGAGCGTACATAACCGTCGACTTTTAGCTTTAGTTGGTGGCTTCATCGGCTACGGAGTGGTTTTGTCATTAATTATTTATATATTCGCACCAAAAATAATCACAATTATATACGGAGAAGCATTTTTTGAAAGTATTCAATTATTGCAGATATATATCTGGTCTCTAACTGGCACCATCTTAACCTTCATCATGCAAACGGTAATGATGAACGAAAACTTCTACCGAATACAAATCTACACCGCTGTTATACCGATGATATTAAATGTTATACTAAATATCATTTTGATACCAAAAATGGGTGCGCCTGGAGCAGCTTTTGCAACAGTTATCTCTTACTCTATAAACCCACTTGTCCCTCTACTCTTTAAACCAATGAGAAGACTATTTTGGCAAAAGTAATAAGTTCGCTTGTTGATAAGAAAAATCTTTTACCCATTTTTTCACATCATCAATCACAAAATCACCATGATCAACATCAATAATCTGATAGCTCAGGGACTCAAAATATGACAACATCAAAAGACCAACGTCTAAACCCCTATCGCCCCAAAGCGTTGGTGAGTATTCTAATATAATTGCGGGCTTATCCTTTTCTATCGTATTTTTAAGACCCTTAACCACCTCAAATTCATAGCCTTCAGTGTCTATTTTTATCATATCTACCTTCCTTTTTTCACCGAGCAATAAATCATCTGGTATACACACTTCCACTTCTTCCGTTTCAGCGTTTTCTGTTGTGGCAACTAATGACGACCCGCCCAAATTATCTTTTTTCAAACTTATATTTGATACCAACACTTCATCGCCACAGGCTTTACGTACCAAACTAACTCTACCTTCAAAACCATTCAACTTGACACTGTCATACAATTGATCGGCCAAAAAAGAAACCGGTTCAAAAGCGACGACCTTACCGCCCTCGCCGACGACAGAAGCGGCAAATAATGTATGTTGTCCAATATTCGCACCAATATCGACAAAGAAACCTCCTTTGGGTAAGTATTTGTCTATTTTTGCTAATATATGGGGCTCATACACGTCGCCAATAAATATGGATCTATCCACTAATCCGTTTTTGGGATCTAACCAAATAGAAAATTTGTGATTACCATATTTTGCAACATGAACCACCTTCTTCTTAAATCTACTCACTTTATAGTTTCGCCATAATGAGAAAAAAGGGATAAAAACAGTAAATAATCCTGAGTAGATTTTTGGAAACTTTTCTCTTATGTATGTTCTTATTTCGTAAGGTCTCATAATAGCAAAATTAAAAATTATTTTTATCTACTTGCTCCACCTCTTTTATAAACAAAGACACCATTCTTTCTATCGAAAATTGTAACACTCGATGACGCGCGACAGAACCCATAACAGATAATTTAGTGGTATCAAAACACTTATCTAGAGCGTCACAAAGAGCACCAACATTCCCGGTTTCAAAAATAAAGCCGGTAGTCTCGTCACTCACATAGACATTGGAACCAACCGTGTCGCTAGTAATGGTTGGCAACCCGCAAGCCATCGCCTCAGGTACCACTATCCCTATAGCCTCGTTATAACTTGGCAATACTAAAACATCATGCTGATAGTATAAGTCGGGTATTTTTGAAACTGGCACAGTCGGTAAAATATTTATTACATTTTCTAAATTGTTTAACTCAATCATCTTTCTCACCTTTTTCATCCCAACGGTATCACGACCAATTAACGTTACAGACACCGATCTGCCCTTTTTAACTAGTACTGAAACAGCCTCTATAAGGTCAGAATGACGCTTAAATGGCACGAAACGAGAATTCATAATAACACGTAGTTTATTATCTGGTAGCCAAATTTTATTCGTAGCTGGTGAAAATGAATCTGTATCTACCGGATTAGGCATAACTACCACTCTCGCCCCTGGTAACTTCTCATTAAAAAAATCCTTACCTTCTTCACTAAACACAAAGACTGTATTGATTTCCTTCTCTCTTCTAAGAAAAAAGAAGATTACCCTCATGATAGCAGAAGAGATAAAATTTCTTGGCCACCTTTTGGTCTCGCTGTACAAGATCATTTTTTTCCCTTTATGTTTTCGGACATAAGATACACACTGCCAAAAATATCCATGAAAAAAATCAGTTACCACCAAGACGTCAGGGTTCTCCTTATCTAGTGCTTCGCCCAGATTAGTAAAAGAAACCGGCCACGATAGTTGAGTTGCCACCTTAGTCAAGATATCTGAAATAATGCTGGTCTTTGGTATTAAAGCAACCACCCGATTACTAAAATCTGAAGGTAATTTAGGAACGAAACGCTCGTCACAAAATAGAATATGTTCGCATCTATTGCCGAGCTCCTTGTAGTGCGCCAGGGTAAAAATTGGCATCATGGTAGCTATCTTCAATTTCATATTTGTTTCACTTTTTCTTTAATCCTCTCTACATACTTAGCCGAAGAAAACACCTCGCTAGTCTGCAGAACCCTACTGTGCAATTCAGTCTGTAAAGATTCATCGTCTAGGACATTAATTATCTTCGTCACCGCATCTGCCTTGTCATTATATATAAGACGATTATCGTTGACTATCTCTAGTTGACCACCGCCATTTGGAACAAAGACAACACAGCCGGAGCGCTGCATTTCAGCCAACACAATTCCGAACTGCTCATCCTTAGTACCATTTATTCCAAATCTGTGCTCTTGACATATTTTATCTAACTCTAGGTTGGTAACCGAACCAACCATTTTTATCCATGAGTTGTCTTCGGCTATCCTTTTTATCTTTTTAGCGTACATGTCCTTATATATCGGACCGACAATAGTTAGACCAACATCATACCCCTTGTCTCTAATAGACTTAATTATTTCAATACATTTCTCTATACGCTTCTCGGGAGATATGCGACCAACAAACAAAAAGTTATTATCGCGGTCTAAAAATGACCTATTTGAAACCAAAACTGATTTGACTGGCGGGTAGACGGTAGCCACATCCGTAGTTGGATAGTGTTCTCTTATTACGTTAGCTGTCCAGTTAGAACAAGTCATGAATTTGTACTCATCTACCCGTTCTTTCTTATAACCAAATAGCGCCGACAATGCATGTCTTACGCCACTCTTGGTTGTAGAATCTATCATTGGGTAATGTATGTACTGTAAAGACAGACTCTGTATATTTCCAAAATCAAACTCATTGTATGAAGAAATACAAACATCATAGTTTTTTGCCTGTAACCTGACCAGCAACATAAACACAAAGGTATGCAAAAACCAAGACCAGGAAACCAGTGGACGTATGAAAGACCAGCCTTTAACCTCAATCACTTTAAAATCCTGTGGCCTTAGATTGGTTCCATACTGATCATTAATGCGTGAAATATCCTGTAGCATAGCACCCTTGTGTGGCACAGCTAGAGACAACTCATAATCACCTTTTAAGGCCTCTAGCATCCAAACACACACCGCTTCTGCTCCACCGATATGCTCAAGACCAAATGTTTGTTGATGTACGATAAGGACCTTTTTTTTCATAGTATTTTTTTGAATAATGACTCAATTTGGTCGACAGTCTTTTCCGGACTAAAGAAAGCGGCTCTGAGCTTAGCTCGGTTATGATAGTCGGTCTTGCCCGACAAGATTATGTTTAAAGCTTTGTTAAACTTAGGAGAAATATTTTTGGGCGATTTATTAAGAACATCTATCAAAATACCAACGTCTGATTCATAAGGATATTCTAGATCAACATCAGCCTCTATATTCATAACTTCCCGCGGACCATAAGGAGCATCAATACAAACGATTGGTAAGCCAGCTGACAAAGCTTCAATTAGTGACACCCCTAAAGATTCTTGCTTTGCACAGGACAAATAAGCGGTAGCGGATGATAATTCTTGACATAAATTATCAGTAACTCCAGAAAAAATAATTCGCTCTGTAAGACCAGCTTTTCTAACCTTATCTTTTAGAATTTCCTCGATACTTCCCTCTCCAAAGATTATCAAATTTCCCCTACCACCAGACTGTACGTACCTTATAAATATCTCTACTAATATATCCACTCCTTTTACATACTCAAGTCTGGAAGCTGTAATAAAAATCGGATCAACAGTTTTTTGTTTAATTACTTCACACTTTTTCACTGGGTTATAAGCAAGAATCACTGGCGTACCTGGAAAATTATTTTTTAATTCTTCAACAACACCCGAGGACACACCAACAAAACCATCTGCATATTTATAAAATATTTTTCTTAAAGTAGCGTAACCAGTGTCATTTAGAAATAACGATTGATGTTCATAAACAATCACCGGCACTTTTATTATTCGCAAGAATTTTAACAACATCAAAATAATAATCGTACCGGAAGCAGACACTACAATCACCTGCGGTTTATTACTTTTATAAACTTCACTAAGCCAAGTAAACCGTTTATAAATTCGACTTAATTTACCGAAAATTCCCACTTTTTCAAAATCACCGAACAAGTGATAAATATCACCCCAAAAGTCATGTTCAGGTCTAACTCCGTAAAAAGTAGCGGAAGAGACCATATAACCACGTCTAGAAAAAACCTCTGCTACTAGCGGAACTACTTTTTCTATTCCTCCAATACCCGACAATTTTGGCTGCACAAAAAGTATCTTGTTCGCCATATTTTATTCTTTTGATAATAGATAATTACCTATAGCCAAATGCGGCAAACCGGATAAAACAAAAGTCCTTAAAGCATCAATCGGCTTTTCTACGTTTGGTTCGCCATGCAGATTGAAGCTGGTATTTAGTATTCCACCTACCCCGGTTAATTTTTCAAAATTACTTATCAAAGCATGGTATTCAGGATTGGTTTGTTTTTGTACCATTTGTGGCCGACTAGTTAGATCATACGGATGGAGAGCAGCAATCAGGTCTTTGTGGGCTTTTGGTTTAGTATTAAAAGTTATTGCCATATACGGAGCTACATAGTCATCTACACCTTCCAAATAATCATGTCTCCTCTCGTATAAAATACTTGTCGCAAAAGGCATCCAGAAATCCCGACCCTTAATCATTTCATTAATTAGCTTTACGTTTTCTCTGGAGGTTGGATTGGCTAAAATTGATCGGTTACCAAGCGCTCTAGCTCCCCACTCTGCTCGCCCTTTAAAGCGGCCGACTACACTGTTTTTAGCCAAAAGTTCTGCCACCTTATACTCAATATTCTCGTCGTCTTTCGGATCACAATAAGAAACTTTAATAGACGAATCTAAATCATAATCATCTATAGCTTTTTTTATTTCTTCGTCTGTGTACTCAGACCCTAAATAAAGATTTTCTATTGTTTTTAGCTCTCCAAGATCACCTTTGTTTCTCTCACTATATCTATAAATAGCCGCACCAATAGCCAATGACTCATCACCACATGAAGGCGTTACTATAAAGGATTTAACTTCGTTCATTTCTCTCACATACTGATTAGCTTTTACGTTCATAAAGACCCCTCCACCAACAGCTATATCACCCATTCCGTATTTGGCTACCGAAGCTCTGACCATTTCTTTTATAGATTCTTCGGCTAATTTCTGAATACCGTAAGCTAAAGAATCAAAACGGTGTAGATAATAATTATTAGCTATTAAATACGGAGTAGCTCTATTTAAAGGAATTTTTGACACAAACGTCATTCGTTCTGAATCAAAACTCACAAGTTCTTTTAACTTCTCGTATACCTTTTCACCAGCACTGGCTTTCGCATATGGAGCAAGTCCCATCACTTTAAACTCGTGTTCATTTCTGGCCATCCCTAAAAGATCCACAACCGCTGCATACAGAAGTCCAATAGAGTCTTTTATTAAGATTGAATGCTTCCGCTCAATTTTGCCATCTTTATATATATTTATACTGCCAGACAAATCATCACCAGCGCCATCTAAAGTCAAAATGAGATACGGTTTTTTAGTGTCCGGCAAAAAAGGTGTAGTAGCCCAAGCATGAGCCAAATGATGCTCTATTCTCG
Above is a genomic segment from Candidatus Nomurabacteria bacterium containing:
- a CDS encoding DUF1792 domain-containing protein; this encodes MKKLITTIVNGIRYEPVAFFHYCLSFLIYPHSVDFHKKTPTELKDDLKKGKSLIRVGDGEAMLLMGRSIHFQTFDNKLRSDLKQIVTEYNPDSNYVLAVPHFALTEPFPSLKKRSRNKIWRLFRVLFKRLFNNQSAYADAVMFYHKGVFESTILPIISDKKVLVLAMDSVQKPLTKYFNKHSIDFSFVPVPISNAFFSVTYLMEQVKNLAKNKNATVLIAAGPAGKVLAYRVLEHNIQCIDIGHGIEILGQEEDYSSRL
- a CDS encoding glycosyltransferase family 25 protein, encoding MKAFIINLAKDKERRQFMEEQMRKLNIPYEIITGTVGAGLSIKDRNTLYSPDLAMKENGHELSNSQIGIADSHRKAYERILQEKLPWALILEDDVLLDQRIISVLDDKFVTESGADWIQIDYVPMNNTFITNWIKATIKRTNKSHRFIFYALVKIPWLILWGMYEYTRELLARKGRPRAVNFLRPLYLASAYIVTDKGIKKMQPLYSPLRFAADRLQNQARIKNNLHLKAVVPLLAKQERERFASNQIYDNE
- a CDS encoding FkbM family methyltransferase — protein: MNKVIRILKRDGLVFTIKRAVAWLIGHSPFWDKLSFKFYKNYRLTFAPSMLTYVLFAQKTARDEDTKVLERFLSAGDIVIDVGAHIGSTAIVSADKVGKDGKVLAFEASKKFYKILTTNVDINRLSSIVTCFPFAVGDKKTKVFINESVADDTTNYVGETGNSVEQIILDDYTKDLHEVNFLKIDVEGYEPAVLSGATETLQKTKYVYIEFCTDNFKNLGSDPNEIIDVLTDIFTLHTLIDDKLNPFEYKNNEKYATNILAIKK
- a CDS encoding methyltransferase domain-containing protein codes for the protein MPPHVKIKLLLKKLLPEQIFGIVLKLWRKTLAPFFAYNPDQKYYDLYVAEKGLVVSGGPFVGMKYIEESAGSVLFHKLVGYYESILHPTLEQIKNEKYDTIIDIGCAEGYYLVGLGRYLSDVHLIGYDIDERALTLVEKLASENNLKNKVTLDKKCTPEKLSAQITPNTLLICDAEGFEEKILNPEICPALLNVKKMIIETHDFAAPSVEKKLKDRFSKSHEISSVTYQMAETDKYPFLQQISNNRDLYYLLRERGEQEQVWLIMTKK
- a CDS encoding DUF1792 domain-containing protein, encoding MNYLKRTIRYLKLHLGNPRYLFTYAINYFNPNFIPDIKYYELDELEDVLRAGKSLVRIGDGEVYIMNNGNIGYQKFEPKLKEVFFKIISEYDESSSCVIGLNKTPISKSNSTLRKDKLLNCWMPMKSFYEIYFNKKAKYFDATLFYYNETFPEYFEAFLKTRHLVLVTRQHSIEKFKANKSIPFSDVSFVETPENNAFDQYDQIKKEVLDEVARHGKSKTIVLAAFGPASKLLVYELAKEGVVSIDVGRGIEVAYTDERIDHIIYPDLN
- a CDS encoding FkbM family methyltransferase; translated protein: MSKKIKLGIEKIFNIIYPLLKFEWIQHTMRNLGFKLPYYRFAEKLDYRGVVDFVVNNKRLYLQSYNQPIEMFIFWYGIFGEWESTQLKLWSALVKQSDIVLDIGANTGVYSLIATTNSEAKIYAFEPVPDVVKMLEKNIELNQPNNIFLKTQLIGDRIGSETLYIPRSGWVDVASVNKEFANNYRQGNVMTELPCPMTTVDAFLDELNITDDLSVLCKIDVEGAEERVLQGMVNAMRSRRLTFMIEILNKDYFSRLYNMLPQEYEIIAIDEGQKKIYKVQEFANGVTNYLCSKQNLSSADFNL
- a CDS encoding flippase, which translates into the protein MSKAISMVISIIATFYIARTLGPQNFGELSYAQSVIGILALFGALTGVLYRDIVKHPERENTLLGTAWTISFSTAFMTSVLALGYAFFTPHDQLTIAVIAILCVAQFITPFSVIQNVFYSKTETKRLSIITLTNHLLISTAKIVVMVLDQGVLVLASILVFEQVLIATSLLILYKITFNKVAWSWQFDLFYAKQLVKDSFPFMIVAASAAIAARIDQIFIKHSINIETVGFYGAAVQMTEMWQFLPGIILTAIFPAIVNARHNLSVHNRRLLALVGGFIGYGVVLSLIIYIFAPKIITIIYGEAFFESIQLLQIYIWSLTGTILTFIMQTVMMNENFYRIQIYTAVIPMILNVILNIILIPKMGAPGAAFATVISYSINPLVPLLFKPMRRLFWQK
- a CDS encoding FkbM family methyltransferase, with protein sequence MRPYEIRTYIREKFPKIYSGLFTVFIPFFSLWRNYKVSRFKKKVVHVAKYGNHKFSIWLDPKNGLVDRSIFIGDVYEPHILAKIDKYLPKGGFFVDIGANIGQHTLFAASVVGEGGKVVAFEPVSFLADQLYDSVKLNGFEGRVSLVRKACGDEVLVSNISLKKDNLGGSSLVATTENAETEEVEVCIPDDLLLGEKRKVDMIKIDTEGYEFEVVKGLKNTIEKDKPAIILEYSPTLWGDRGLDVGLLMLSYFESLSYQIIDVDHGDFVIDDVKKWVKDFSYQQANLLLLPK
- a CDS encoding glycosyltransferase family 4 protein; amino-acid sequence: MKLKIATMMPIFTLAHYKELGNRCEHILFCDERFVPKLPSDFSNRVVALIPKTSIISDILTKVATQLSWPVSFTNLGEALDKENPDVLVVTDFFHGYFWQCVSYVRKHKGKKMILYSETKRWPRNFISSAIMRVIFFFLRREKEINTVFVFSEEGKDFFNEKLPGARVVVMPNPVDTDSFSPATNKIWLPDNKLRVIMNSRFVPFKRHSDLIEAVSVLVKKGRSVSVTLIGRDTVGMKKVRKMIELNNLENVINILPTVPVSKIPDLYYQHDVLVLPSYNEAIGIVVPEAMACGLPTITSDTVGSNVYVSDETTGFIFETGNVGALCDALDKCFDTTKLSVMGSVARHRVLQFSIERMVSLFIKEVEQVDKNNF
- a CDS encoding glycosyltransferase family 4 protein — its product is MKKKVLIVHQQTFGLEHIGGAEAVCVWMLEALKGDYELSLAVPHKGAMLQDISRINDQYGTNLRPQDFKVIEVKGWSFIRPLVSWSWFLHTFVFMLLVRLQAKNYDVCISSYNEFDFGNIQSLSLQYIHYPMIDSTTKSGVRHALSALFGYKKERVDEYKFMTCSNWTANVIREHYPTTDVATVYPPVKSVLVSNRSFLDRDNNFLFVGRISPEKRIEKCIEIIKSIRDKGYDVGLTIVGPIYKDMYAKKIKRIAEDNSWIKMVGSVTNLELDKICQEHRFGINGTKDEQFGIVLAEMQRSGCVVFVPNGGGQLEIVNDNRLIYNDKADAVTKIINVLDDESLQTELHSRVLQTSEVFSSAKYVERIKEKVKQI
- a CDS encoding glycosyltransferase, producing the protein MANKILFVQPKLSGIGGIEKVVPLVAEVFSRRGYMVSSATFYGVRPEHDFWGDIYHLFGDFEKVGIFGKLSRIYKRFTWLSEVYKSNKPQVIVVSASGTIIILMLLKFLRIIKVPVIVYEHQSLFLNDTGYATLRKIFYKYADGFVGVSSGVVEELKNNFPGTPVILAYNPVKKCEVIKQKTVDPIFITASRLEYVKGVDILVEIFIRYVQSGGRGNLIIFGEGSIEEILKDKVRKAGLTERIIFSGVTDNLCQELSSATAYLSCAKQESLGVSLIEALSAGLPIVCIDAPYGPREVMNIEADVDLEYPYESDVGILIDVLNKSPKNISPKFNKALNIILSGKTDYHNRAKLRAAFFSPEKTVDQIESLFKKIL